One stretch of Athene noctua chromosome 27, bAthNoc1.hap1.1, whole genome shotgun sequence DNA includes these proteins:
- the MBD3 gene encoding methyl-CpG-binding domain protein 3 isoform X1, which translates to MPKAALPGHRGGPRRPALGAFPLGQASPGRDRTLSHFSPSGKKFRSKPQLARYLGSSMDLSTFDFRTGKMLMNKMNKNRQRMRYDCSNQAKGKPDLNTALPVRQTASIFKQPVTKITNHPSNKVKSDPQKAVDQPRQLFWEKKLSGLNAFDIAEELVKTMDLPKGLQGVGPGCTDETLLSAIASALHTSTMPITGQLSAAVEKNPGVWLNTSQPLCKAFMVTDEDIRKQEELVQQVRKRLEEALMADMLAHVEEIARDGEAPSEKEGGEEEGEEEEEEEEQDHDQEMENV; encoded by the exons ATGCCCAAAGCGGCGCTGCCGGGACAccgcggggggccgcggcgcccGGCGCTGGG TGCTTTTCCTTTGGGCCAAGCTTCCCCAGGAAGAGACAGGACTCTGAGTCatttcag ccCAAGTGGTAAAAAGTTCCGAAGTAAGCCCCAGCTGGCACGTTACCTGGGGAGCTCAATGGACCTGAGCACTTTTGACTTCCGCACAGGAAAAATGTTGATGAATAAAATGAACAAGAACAGGCAGAGGATGCGCTATGACTGTTCCAACCAAGCCAAA GGCAAGCCTGATTTGAACACAGCACTGCCTGTCAGACAGACAGCCTCCATATTCAAACAACCCGTCACAAAGATCACAAACCATCCCAGCAATAAGGTGAAGAGTGATCCTCAGAAAGCTGTGGACCAGCCCCGGCAG CTCTTCTGGGAGAAGAAATTAAGTGGACTGAATGCTTTTGACATTGCAGAGGAGCTGGTGAAAACAATGGACCTTCCAAAAGGTTTACAAG GGGTTGGACCCGGGTGCACTGACGAAACCCTTCTCTCTGCTATAGCTAGTGCCCTGCACACTAGCACCATGCCCATCACTGGGCAGCTGTCTGCAGCCGTGGAGAAGAATCCTGGAGTTTGGCTAAACACCTCACAGCCACTTTGCAAAGCGTTTATGGTGACAGATGAAGATATTAG GAAGCAAGAGGAACTGGTGCAGCAGGTGCGAAAGAGGCTGGAGGAAGCCCTGATGGCTGACATGCTTGCCCATGTAGAGGAAATAGCAAGAGATGGGGAAGCTCCTTCAGAGAAAGAAGGAGgtgaggaagaaggagaagaggaagaggaggaggaggagcaggaccatgACCAGGAGATGGAGAATGTATAG
- the MBD3 gene encoding methyl-CpG-binding domain protein 3 isoform X2 has protein sequence MERKSAFPLGQASPGRDRTLSHFSPSGKKFRSKPQLARYLGSSMDLSTFDFRTGKMLMNKMNKNRQRMRYDCSNQAKGKPDLNTALPVRQTASIFKQPVTKITNHPSNKVKSDPQKAVDQPRQLFWEKKLSGLNAFDIAEELVKTMDLPKGLQGVGPGCTDETLLSAIASALHTSTMPITGQLSAAVEKNPGVWLNTSQPLCKAFMVTDEDIRKQEELVQQVRKRLEEALMADMLAHVEEIARDGEAPSEKEGGEEEGEEEEEEEEQDHDQEMENV, from the exons atGGAGCGGAAGAG TGCTTTTCCTTTGGGCCAAGCTTCCCCAGGAAGAGACAGGACTCTGAGTCatttcag ccCAAGTGGTAAAAAGTTCCGAAGTAAGCCCCAGCTGGCACGTTACCTGGGGAGCTCAATGGACCTGAGCACTTTTGACTTCCGCACAGGAAAAATGTTGATGAATAAAATGAACAAGAACAGGCAGAGGATGCGCTATGACTGTTCCAACCAAGCCAAA GGCAAGCCTGATTTGAACACAGCACTGCCTGTCAGACAGACAGCCTCCATATTCAAACAACCCGTCACAAAGATCACAAACCATCCCAGCAATAAGGTGAAGAGTGATCCTCAGAAAGCTGTGGACCAGCCCCGGCAG CTCTTCTGGGAGAAGAAATTAAGTGGACTGAATGCTTTTGACATTGCAGAGGAGCTGGTGAAAACAATGGACCTTCCAAAAGGTTTACAAG GGGTTGGACCCGGGTGCACTGACGAAACCCTTCTCTCTGCTATAGCTAGTGCCCTGCACACTAGCACCATGCCCATCACTGGGCAGCTGTCTGCAGCCGTGGAGAAGAATCCTGGAGTTTGGCTAAACACCTCACAGCCACTTTGCAAAGCGTTTATGGTGACAGATGAAGATATTAG GAAGCAAGAGGAACTGGTGCAGCAGGTGCGAAAGAGGCTGGAGGAAGCCCTGATGGCTGACATGCTTGCCCATGTAGAGGAAATAGCAAGAGATGGGGAAGCTCCTTCAGAGAAAGAAGGAGgtgaggaagaaggagaagaggaagaggaggaggaggagcaggaccatgACCAGGAGATGGAGAATGTATAG
- the MBD3 gene encoding methyl-CpG-binding domain protein 3 isoform X3, translating to MERKSPSGKKFRSKPQLARYLGSSMDLSTFDFRTGKMLMNKMNKNRQRMRYDCSNQAKGKPDLNTALPVRQTASIFKQPVTKITNHPSNKVKSDPQKAVDQPRQLFWEKKLSGLNAFDIAEELVKTMDLPKGLQGVGPGCTDETLLSAIASALHTSTMPITGQLSAAVEKNPGVWLNTSQPLCKAFMVTDEDIRKQEELVQQVRKRLEEALMADMLAHVEEIARDGEAPSEKEGGEEEGEEEEEEEEQDHDQEMENV from the exons atGGAGCGGAAGAG ccCAAGTGGTAAAAAGTTCCGAAGTAAGCCCCAGCTGGCACGTTACCTGGGGAGCTCAATGGACCTGAGCACTTTTGACTTCCGCACAGGAAAAATGTTGATGAATAAAATGAACAAGAACAGGCAGAGGATGCGCTATGACTGTTCCAACCAAGCCAAA GGCAAGCCTGATTTGAACACAGCACTGCCTGTCAGACAGACAGCCTCCATATTCAAACAACCCGTCACAAAGATCACAAACCATCCCAGCAATAAGGTGAAGAGTGATCCTCAGAAAGCTGTGGACCAGCCCCGGCAG CTCTTCTGGGAGAAGAAATTAAGTGGACTGAATGCTTTTGACATTGCAGAGGAGCTGGTGAAAACAATGGACCTTCCAAAAGGTTTACAAG GGGTTGGACCCGGGTGCACTGACGAAACCCTTCTCTCTGCTATAGCTAGTGCCCTGCACACTAGCACCATGCCCATCACTGGGCAGCTGTCTGCAGCCGTGGAGAAGAATCCTGGAGTTTGGCTAAACACCTCACAGCCACTTTGCAAAGCGTTTATGGTGACAGATGAAGATATTAG GAAGCAAGAGGAACTGGTGCAGCAGGTGCGAAAGAGGCTGGAGGAAGCCCTGATGGCTGACATGCTTGCCCATGTAGAGGAAATAGCAAGAGATGGGGAAGCTCCTTCAGAGAAAGAAGGAGgtgaggaagaaggagaagaggaagaggaggaggaggagcaggaccatgACCAGGAGATGGAGAATGTATAG
- the UQCR11 gene encoding cytochrome b-c1 complex subunit 10 encodes MRGEGDFDGGGGGGMLSKVVGPRYVQLFQNWTPTLVTWGGVAGTGIIWLTDWKLVLQYVPYIGGKFKTED; translated from the exons ATGCGCGGTGAAGGTGACTttgacggcggcggcggcggcgggatgcTGAGCAAGGTGGTGGGGCCGCGCTACGTCCAGCTGTTCCAGAACTG GACTCCCACCCTCGTTACATGGGGTGGTGTAGCTGGTACTGGTATAATATGGCTCACAGACTGGAAGCTGGTCCTTCAGTATGTTCCCTACATCGGTGGCAAGTTTAAAACTGAAGACTAA